One genomic window of Bombus fervidus isolate BK054 chromosome 14, iyBomFerv1, whole genome shotgun sequence includes the following:
- the LOC139994284 gene encoding galactose mutarotase, protein MDFHGCNCKNITITEGIFGEVWVDNQDQIFNDPIPKTIKSYTMINTNRMEVVVITWGATIISLKCPDKYGHSADVVLGFDDVKGYSNPITNPFIGCILGRCANRIKNGHITIRGRDYELTKNDFNGKHHLHGGTNGFGRKVWDSYIAGCSVIMSYLSQDGEEGYPGAVLTTIKFKLTPENKLDICMRATTSKPTIVNLSHGSMFNLAGHDSGESELRKHKVLFNCDRWTFADYTDPVPTGAIRSVGGTVMDFRIPRILGEYMEKVPPGEGFDHNLCVTKGGQSGSSFVAKVWHVKSGRALEIYSDQCGVQFYTGGRLPPYTIPEILSSYDLLEDIEEVEEIGEVYKNDHEDEEEEIKVEKHYKKVMTVPKKIEFILGKHGAHYKKYCAFSIQPQNYPNAIYYSHFPCSILYPGQVYYHDLTYKFEVHLANYM, encoded by the exons ATGGATTTTCATGGatgtaattgtaaaaatataacaattacaGAAGGAATATTTGGAGAAGTCTGGGTTG ATAATCaagatcaaatttttaatgatcCCATACCAAAGACTATAAAATCATACACTATGATAAATACTAATCGAATGGAAGTTGTTGTCATTACTTGGGGAGCTACAATTATATCTCTAAAATGTCCAGATAAATATGGACATTCTGCTGATGTTGTCCTTGGTTTTGACGATGTAAAAG GATACTCAAATCCTATAACAAACCCATTTATTGGTTGTATATTAGGCAGATGTGCAAACCGTATTAAAAATGGACATATTACTATTAGAGGTAGAGATTATGAATTaacaaaaaatgattttaatggGAAACATCATTTACATGGAGGa ACAAATGGATTTGGACGTAAAGTTTGGGATTCATATATTGCTGGATGTTCAGTTATTATGAGTTACTTAAGTCAAGATGGTGAAGAAGGGTATCCAGGTGCAGTGTTAACTACAATAAAGTTTAAGTTAACTCCAGAAAATAAGCTTGATATATGTATGAGAGCAACAACTTCAAAACCAACAATAGTGAATTTATCACATGGTTCTATGTTTAATTTAGCTGGACAT GATTCTGGAGAATCTGAGTTACGAAAACATAAAGTACTATTCAATTGTGATCGTTGGACATTTGCGGATTACACAGATCCAGTTCCAACAGGTGCTATACGTAGTGTAGGTGGAACAGTGATGGACTTTCGAATACCTCGAATTTTAGGAGAATACATGGAAAAG GTTCCACCTGGAGAAGGTTTCGATCATAATTTATGTGTTACAAAAGGTGGACAATCTGGTAGTTCATTTGTTGCCAAAGTATGGCATGTAAAAAGTGGACG TgctttagaaatttattcagaCCAATGTGGGGTACAGTTCTACACTGGAGGCCGTTTGCCACCTTATACTATTCCAGAAATTTTATCTAGTTATGATTTATTAGAA GACATcgaagaagtagaagaaattggtgaagtttataaaaatgatcatGAAGAtgaggaagaagaaataaaagttgaaaaacattataaaaaaGTAATGACTGTACCTAAAAAGATAGAATTTATCTTAGGAAAACATGGAGctcattataaaaaatattgtgctTTTAGTATTCAACCACAAAATTATCCTAATGCAATATATTAT TCACATTTCCCATGTTCTATATTATATCCTGGTCAAGTTTATTATCATGATCTGACATATAAGTTTGAAGTGCATCTTGCAAATTATATGTAA
- the LOC139994279 gene encoding ATP-dependent DNA helicase DDX11 isoform X1, translating into METTEEFPFPFPPYPIQTHFMKELYKCLENSKLGVFESPTGTGKSMSIICGALKWLLDYEKVQKDELTSAISELDEQIKQYINSTDNWFSVQTQQIELNRKRQALQTKLNNIVQYEQKKNSLKERTKSTNSKKKDSSTKFATSFAKDRSEIDKNSVDTNNEKGSIEEELLLEDVEHSESSEDEDKEEIYENIKIFFCSRTHSQLSQFIGELRKSPYSENVSVITLTSRQNYCINKNVKKLKHLNLINECCLQLQRKNTTAKDEKDLKRKKITSSCPFVPGNQDLLIRESLMQIQDIEEIVQKGENLKTCAYYASRKAVSYGQLILVPYNTILHKNTRISSGINLKGNILIIDEAHNLLEAIENMHSVIITGKNLLHCYSQLSQYQKRFQTLFSAKNILSLTQLSFCLRKLITVLGATIKSNPDDVINIEASPKLYKIEEFAIMTNIDTVNMFELLKFIKNSRLSHKLQGFIEQYDTNLKIHNYNTKSYGVKQFLNSIKTKSTEFDTITDIQLNEDRSNNPMMTIISFLECLRSNCSDGRIFIIPGPTVGQSIIKFLLLNPAAHFHDIIRDARAVILAGGTMAPMNEFTDQLFIAAGASSERIVTYSCDHVIPEENIVCSITTHGPTGIEFEFNFQNRENTKLLDELGRALLNLCNIIPAGIIVFLPSYNFEELIYKHLENSGIIRKLFLKKHILREPKSASQVHEILKEYALHIKNPRNSQNGSLLFSVVGGKLSEGLNFSDDLGRCVIVVGMPYPNIQSLELQEKMKYLNENIKSDAGQNFYENSCMKAVNQCIGRAIRHINDYSTVILLDKRYSYKIKALPQWIQRTLIIHKSFGSTIGAISKFFNKRKLNPIKK; encoded by the exons atggAAACTACAGAAgaatttccttttcctttccctCCGTATCCAATACAAACTCACTTTATGAAAGAGTTATATAAATGTTTGGAAAATTCTAAGTTAGGAGTCTTTGAAAGTCCAACTGGTACTGGTAAATCCATGTCAATTATTTGTGGTGCTTTAAAATGGTTACTTGATTATGAAAAAGTGCAAAAAGATGAACTGACAAGTGCAATTTCTGAACTTGATGAacaaattaaacaatatattaaCTCCACTGATAATTGGTTTTCTGTACAAACTCAACAAATAGAATTAAACCGCAAAAGGCAAGCattacaaacaaaattaaacaatattgTTCAGTATGAGCAAAAAAAGAATAGTCTGAAAGAAAGAACTAAAAGTacaaatagtaaaaaaaaggATTCATCTACTAAATTTGCAACAAGTTTTGCAAAGGACAGAAGTGAAATAGACAAAAATTCAGTTGATACAAATAACGAAAAGGGAAGTATTGAGGAAGAATTACTTTTAGAAGATGTTGAACATTCAGAAAGTTCTGAAGATGAagacaaagaagaaatttatgaaaatataaaaattttcttttgctCTAGGACCCATTCTCAATTATCTCAATTTATAGGAGAACTCAGAAAGAGTCCTTATTCAGAAAATGTATCTGTAATAACATTAACGTCTAG gcaaaattattgcattaataaaaatgtaaaaaaattgaaacatttaaatttaataaatgaatgCTGTTTGCAATTACAAAGGAAAAATACAACTGCTAAGGATGAAAAAGAtcttaaaagaaagaaaataacaagTAGTTGCCCTTTTGTGCCAGGAAACCAAGATTTACTAATAAGAGAAAGCTTAATGCAGATTCAGGATATTGAAGAAATTGTGCAAAAAGGAGAAAATCTTAAAACTTGTGCATATTATGCATCAAGAAAAGCTGTTTCATATGGTCAATTAATACTGGTGCCATACAATACCATATTGCATAAGAACACTAGAATTAGTTcaggaataaatttaaaaggaaatatattaataattgatgaAGCACATAATTTACTTGAAGCCATTGAAAATATGCATAGTGTTATAATTACAGGCAAAAATTTATTGCATTGTTACAGCCAACTTTCCCAATATCAAAAAAG atttcaaactttattctcagcaaaaaatattctaagcTTAACTCAGTTGAGCTTTTGTTTGAGAAAACTTATAACAGTTTTGGGGGCTACTATAAAATCAAATCCTGatgatgttataaatatagaagcatctccaaaattatataagataGAAGAATTTGCAATTATGACAAACATTGACACAGTAAATATGTTTGAATTgttgaaattcattaaaaattctcGACTGAGTCATAAATTACAAGGTTTCATAGAACAGTATGacacaaatttaaaaattcataattataatacaaagtCATATGGTGTAAAAcagtttttaaattcaattaaaacaaaaagcaCAGAGTTTGATACAATCACAGACATTCAATTAAATGAAGATCGCTCAAATAATCCAATGATGACAATTATAAGTTTCTTAGAATGTTTACGAAGCAACTGTAGTGATGGAcgcatatttattattccagGTCCAACTGTTGGACAAAGTATCATAAAATTCCTTTTATTAAATCCAGCAGCGCACTTCCATGATATTA TTCGAGATGCTAGAGCTGTAATATTAGCTGGTGGGACAATGGCACCAATGAATGAATTTACAGATCAGTTATTCATAGCAGCAGGTGCTTCATCTGAAAGAATTGTCACATATTCATGTGACCACGTAATTCCTGAAGAAAACATAGTATGTAGCATAACAACTCATGGCCCAACTGGtattgaatttgaatttaattttcaaaatcgagaaaatacaaagttg ttaGATGAATTAGGGAGagcattattaaatttatgtaatatcaTACCAGCTGgtattatagtatttttaCCATCCTATAATTTTGaagaattaatatataaacatttagAAAACTCTGGTATTATTAGGAAACTGTTTTTAAAGAAACATATTCTTCGAGAACCTAAATCAGCTTCTCAG gtacatgaaattttaaaagaatatgCACTTCACATAAAAAATCCAAGAAATTCACAAAATGGGTCATTATTGTTTAGTGTGGTGGGAGGAAAATTAAGCGAAGGATTAAATTTTTCTGATGATTTGGGAAGATGTGTTATAGTTGTGGGAATGCCTTATCCTAATATCCAATCATTGGAATTACAagaaaagatgaaatatttaaacgaaaatatt aaATCAGATGCTGGtcaaaatttctatgaaaattcATGCATGAAAGCAGTAAACCAATGTATTGGACGAGCTATTCGACATATTAATGATTATTCAACAGTAATATTATTAGATAAACGCtatagttataaaataaaagcacTCCCACAGTGGATTCAACGTACATTAATCATTCATAAAAGTTTTGGTAGCACAATTGGTGCTATatctaaatttttcaataaaagaaaattaaatccaataaaaaaataa
- the LOC139994279 gene encoding ATP-dependent DNA helicase DDX11 isoform X2, with protein MSIICGALKWLLDYEKVQKDELTSAISELDEQIKQYINSTDNWFSVQTQQIELNRKRQALQTKLNNIVQYEQKKNSLKERTKSTNSKKKDSSTKFATSFAKDRSEIDKNSVDTNNEKGSIEEELLLEDVEHSESSEDEDKEEIYENIKIFFCSRTHSQLSQFIGELRKSPYSENVSVITLTSRQNYCINKNVKKLKHLNLINECCLQLQRKNTTAKDEKDLKRKKITSSCPFVPGNQDLLIRESLMQIQDIEEIVQKGENLKTCAYYASRKAVSYGQLILVPYNTILHKNTRISSGINLKGNILIIDEAHNLLEAIENMHSVIITGKNLLHCYSQLSQYQKRFQTLFSAKNILSLTQLSFCLRKLITVLGATIKSNPDDVINIEASPKLYKIEEFAIMTNIDTVNMFELLKFIKNSRLSHKLQGFIEQYDTNLKIHNYNTKSYGVKQFLNSIKTKSTEFDTITDIQLNEDRSNNPMMTIISFLECLRSNCSDGRIFIIPGPTVGQSIIKFLLLNPAAHFHDIIRDARAVILAGGTMAPMNEFTDQLFIAAGASSERIVTYSCDHVIPEENIVCSITTHGPTGIEFEFNFQNRENTKLLDELGRALLNLCNIIPAGIIVFLPSYNFEELIYKHLENSGIIRKLFLKKHILREPKSASQVHEILKEYALHIKNPRNSQNGSLLFSVVGGKLSEGLNFSDDLGRCVIVVGMPYPNIQSLELQEKMKYLNENIKSDAGQNFYENSCMKAVNQCIGRAIRHINDYSTVILLDKRYSYKIKALPQWIQRTLIIHKSFGSTIGAISKFFNKRKLNPIKK; from the exons ATGTCAATTATTTGTGGTGCTTTAAAATGGTTACTTGATTATGAAAAAGTGCAAAAAGATGAACTGACAAGTGCAATTTCTGAACTTGATGAacaaattaaacaatatattaaCTCCACTGATAATTGGTTTTCTGTACAAACTCAACAAATAGAATTAAACCGCAAAAGGCAAGCattacaaacaaaattaaacaatattgTTCAGTATGAGCAAAAAAAGAATAGTCTGAAAGAAAGAACTAAAAGTacaaatagtaaaaaaaaggATTCATCTACTAAATTTGCAACAAGTTTTGCAAAGGACAGAAGTGAAATAGACAAAAATTCAGTTGATACAAATAACGAAAAGGGAAGTATTGAGGAAGAATTACTTTTAGAAGATGTTGAACATTCAGAAAGTTCTGAAGATGAagacaaagaagaaatttatgaaaatataaaaattttcttttgctCTAGGACCCATTCTCAATTATCTCAATTTATAGGAGAACTCAGAAAGAGTCCTTATTCAGAAAATGTATCTGTAATAACATTAACGTCTAG gcaaaattattgcattaataaaaatgtaaaaaaattgaaacatttaaatttaataaatgaatgCTGTTTGCAATTACAAAGGAAAAATACAACTGCTAAGGATGAAAAAGAtcttaaaagaaagaaaataacaagTAGTTGCCCTTTTGTGCCAGGAAACCAAGATTTACTAATAAGAGAAAGCTTAATGCAGATTCAGGATATTGAAGAAATTGTGCAAAAAGGAGAAAATCTTAAAACTTGTGCATATTATGCATCAAGAAAAGCTGTTTCATATGGTCAATTAATACTGGTGCCATACAATACCATATTGCATAAGAACACTAGAATTAGTTcaggaataaatttaaaaggaaatatattaataattgatgaAGCACATAATTTACTTGAAGCCATTGAAAATATGCATAGTGTTATAATTACAGGCAAAAATTTATTGCATTGTTACAGCCAACTTTCCCAATATCAAAAAAG atttcaaactttattctcagcaaaaaatattctaagcTTAACTCAGTTGAGCTTTTGTTTGAGAAAACTTATAACAGTTTTGGGGGCTACTATAAAATCAAATCCTGatgatgttataaatatagaagcatctccaaaattatataagataGAAGAATTTGCAATTATGACAAACATTGACACAGTAAATATGTTTGAATTgttgaaattcattaaaaattctcGACTGAGTCATAAATTACAAGGTTTCATAGAACAGTATGacacaaatttaaaaattcataattataatacaaagtCATATGGTGTAAAAcagtttttaaattcaattaaaacaaaaagcaCAGAGTTTGATACAATCACAGACATTCAATTAAATGAAGATCGCTCAAATAATCCAATGATGACAATTATAAGTTTCTTAGAATGTTTACGAAGCAACTGTAGTGATGGAcgcatatttattattccagGTCCAACTGTTGGACAAAGTATCATAAAATTCCTTTTATTAAATCCAGCAGCGCACTTCCATGATATTA TTCGAGATGCTAGAGCTGTAATATTAGCTGGTGGGACAATGGCACCAATGAATGAATTTACAGATCAGTTATTCATAGCAGCAGGTGCTTCATCTGAAAGAATTGTCACATATTCATGTGACCACGTAATTCCTGAAGAAAACATAGTATGTAGCATAACAACTCATGGCCCAACTGGtattgaatttgaatttaattttcaaaatcgagaaaatacaaagttg ttaGATGAATTAGGGAGagcattattaaatttatgtaatatcaTACCAGCTGgtattatagtatttttaCCATCCTATAATTTTGaagaattaatatataaacatttagAAAACTCTGGTATTATTAGGAAACTGTTTTTAAAGAAACATATTCTTCGAGAACCTAAATCAGCTTCTCAG gtacatgaaattttaaaagaatatgCACTTCACATAAAAAATCCAAGAAATTCACAAAATGGGTCATTATTGTTTAGTGTGGTGGGAGGAAAATTAAGCGAAGGATTAAATTTTTCTGATGATTTGGGAAGATGTGTTATAGTTGTGGGAATGCCTTATCCTAATATCCAATCATTGGAATTACAagaaaagatgaaatatttaaacgaaaatatt aaATCAGATGCTGGtcaaaatttctatgaaaattcATGCATGAAAGCAGTAAACCAATGTATTGGACGAGCTATTCGACATATTAATGATTATTCAACAGTAATATTATTAGATAAACGCtatagttataaaataaaagcacTCCCACAGTGGATTCAACGTACATTAATCATTCATAAAAGTTTTGGTAGCACAATTGGTGCTATatctaaatttttcaataaaagaaaattaaatccaataaaaaaataa